A DNA window from Aspergillus nidulans FGSC A4 chromosome I contains the following coding sequences:
- a CDS encoding uncharacterized protein (transcript_id=CADANIAT00007783), protein MHLANIVAAGLAPAMATALSPSLSYFVVECVYSTLPDPGATCSSLASSWDLTVDALQQLNPDISCPGLDLSRSYCIIGTVTEDTYEPSTTLTTTTSTSTSIRTTTTSTTAATTTITSPSNSPTMPGIAENCDGFYQISAGDQCLTIAAKHSITMDQLKSWNSAVNNDCTNLWLDYYICVHVPSASTTEPTGPGTTDESEVPTGPTPQMPGIVYNCKSYYLIESRESCWSIYTGAGITFEQFRLWNTHVDAACSNLWLGYYPSSQ, encoded by the exons ATGCATCTTGCAAACATTGTTGCTGCCGGCCTTGCTCCTGCCATGGCCACCGCCCTCTCCCCCTCACTCTCTTACTTTGTAGTCGAATGCGTTTACTCCACACTTCCTGATCCAGGTGCCACATGCTCGAGCCTTGCCAGCAGCTGGGATCTCACCGTTGACGCCCTTCAGCAATTGAATCCGGATATCAGTTGCCCAGGCCTCGACCTGAGCAGGTCCTACTGTATAATTGGCACTGTCACTGAAGACACTTACGAACCTAGCACCACGCTGACAACGACAAcgtcgacgtcgacgtcAATCCGCACCACTACAACAAGCACGACAGCAGCCACTACTACTATTACTTCCCCTAGCAACTCCCCTACCATGCCTGGAATTGCAGAAAACTGCGACGGGTTCTACCAGATCTCAGCCGGAGACCAATGTCTGACTATCGCCGCCAAGCACAGCATCACCATGGaccagctgaagagctggaataGTGCAGTCAACAATG ACTGCACAAACCTCTGGCTGGATTACTACATCTGCGTGCACGTCCCCAGTGCATCGACCACTGAACCCACTGGTCCTGGTACCACGGATGAGTCCGAGGTGCCCACCGGACCGACGCCCCAGATGCCGGGTATTGTATACAACTGCAAATCCTATTATTTGATTGAGAGCAGGGAGAGCTGTTGGTCAATTTACACGGGCGCTGGAATCACCTTCGAGCAGTTCCGGCTGTGGAATACGCATGTTGATGCTGCTTGTAGCAATTTGTGGCTCGGGTACTAT
- a CDS encoding uncharacterized protein (transcript_id=CADANIAT00007784) yields the protein MVITDRLTKGVILEGMSETDSESVAWALVRVLISKHGIPKAITLDRGSQFTSDTWARICTLTGINRRLSTAYHPQTDGSTERMNSTVETYLRMYTCYDQKDWNRLLPLAELAINSRTSTATGVSPFYLSHGYNLSPFTPTEEVEHLAEEPTKSPIQKGEAIIRKVKEALDWAQASMAYSQQNTENQANKHRSPATNYQVGDKVWLSLKNIRTDQPSKKLDWKNAKYEVIGLVGSHAVRLNTPPGIHPVFHVDLLRLASSDPLPSQKNDDSQPPSIMVNGEEEYMVEKILDERRRRYRRGHRLEYLVKWSGYAQPTWEAATALEEVQALDEWLDHTKQYRLQDGSLNRDAYIKAKAT from the coding sequence atggttatcacagaccgattaaccaaaggtgtgatactagaaggaatgtcagaaactgactctgagagtgtggcctgggcactcgtacgagtacttataagcaaacacggGATCCCAAAGGCTATCACCTtggacaggggaagccagtttacaagtgaTACATgggcccgcatatgtaccctgacagggatcaaccgccggctatctacagcctatcatcctcagactgatggatcaacagagagaatgaacagcacagtggaaacctacctccgcatgtatacctgctatgaccagaaggactggaacaggctacttccacttgcagagctggcaattaatagccgtacatcaacagcaacaggggtcagccccttctatctaagccatgggtacaacctcagcccatttacccctaccgaggaggtagagcatctagctgaagaaccaaccaagagtcctatccagaaaggggaagccatcatacggaaagttaaggaagccctagactgggctcaagcctccatggcctattcccaacagaatacagagaatcaggctaataaacacaggagcccggccacaaactaccaagtgggagataaggtctggctaagtctgaagaacatccgtacggaccaacccagtaagaaacttgactggaagaacgccaagtatgaggttataggcctggtgggcagtcatgctgtacggctgaatacgcccccagggatccatccagtcttccatgtggacctgcttcggctggcttcatcagatccacttccttcccagaagaatgatgatagccagccccctagcatcatggtgaacggtgaggaagaatacatggtagagaaaatcctggacgaacgtcgcaggagatacaggagaggtcaccggctggaatacctagtgaaatggtcaggctatgctcagccaacctgggaagctgccacagctttggaggaagtacaagctctggatgagtggctggatcatacgaaacaatatagacttcaggacggctcactaaacagagatgcatatataaaggctaaagcaacatga
- a CDS encoding uncharacterized protein (transcript_id=CADANIAT00007785) yields the protein MDPEKVKAIKEWETPTIIKGVRGFLGFANFYRRFIPNFSGIQPSTLPTVR from the exons atggacccggagaaggtgaaagcaataaaggaatgggaaacccctactattataaagggcgtccgaggattcctgggctttgccaacttctaccgaaggttcatccctaacttctcagggatc caaccttcaacccttcctactgtacggtag
- a CDS encoding retropepsin-like aspartic protease/reverse transcriptase (transcript_id=CADANIAT00007786) has translation MFATPDGSDRSRGSTVENDPNVQYLSDSAKACAVLKAVSHLQDFLATTILLSHFFFSDSFFMRRPFTMTTEEESVALLLQQLQELRTEMRTQKQQLQEENNSLRAELQALPLQLHPQTPTPYERSYPRPCHPDVEPFTGEDPKDYPPFQMNLCTKFAIDAACYPTEEEQVYYAYSRLRGKASQRVLPWLLARQKSETPVLWAEFSAVLDKAFGDPDRQRKALVRVNTMKQGKRDFEEFLNEFDEELLNAGGINWDDNQKKALLDTAINVELLKAMVGIRQEDSYDNYCNQLREINHNLQRVARLTRKGSRAAVPTHVACTRPAGGSDRTGTPDQMDWEATHAQIAALQKEVAALRTKGTRTPRKASQAPAEEKQKRLSEGKCLRCGCLTYGVISDKFVKIHQIPTIPIHPKPFKGVTGNIEEINKIVRVQLDIGAHTEKGAYFYVIPDNLGYDLILGLPWLEQHDGRLEAKRGRLYLCTTGVRLWSTTKRPLPKLNIAQISAATMGGFIQRKRCRGQDIEIFAVLLADIQKALAPKRHIDPCTKLPRQYWKYLRLFEQDKAEELPPHQGDGIDHKIELVQEESRKDPEVPWGPLYNMTQEELIVLRKTLSELLQKGFIRVSHSPAAAPVLFVQKPGGGLRFCVDYRALNAITKKDRYPLPLIHETLNQIGQARWFTKLDVSAAFHKIRIAKGQEWMTAFRTRYGLFEWLVTPFGLANAPSTF, from the exons ATGTTTGCCACCCCA GACGGTTCTGATCGGTCGCGTGGGTCGACAGTGGAGAACGACCCCAATGTGCAAT accttagtgactcggccaaggcctgcgctgtcctgaaggcggtgagccacctacaagacttccttgcaacaacaatccttctttctcatttcttctttagcgattccttctt tatgaggagaccttttactatgacaacggaagaagaaagcgtcgcattgttgctacagcagctccaggagctccgtacagagatgcggactcagaaacaacagctccaagaagagaataacagcttacgggcggaactacaggcc ttaccactacagttacatccgcaaacgcccaccccctacgaacgaagctatccccgtccttgtcacccggatgtcgaaccctttactggagaagaccctaaggactaccctcctttccagatgaacctttgtacgaagtttgcaatcgacgccgcctgctaccctacagaggaggaacaagtttactatgcctacagccgcctgagaggaaaagccagccagcgtgtactaccatggctcttggctcgccagaaatctgagactcccgtgctatgggcagaattctccgcggtactagacaaggcctttggtgaccctgaccgacagagaaaggctcttgtacgagtgaatacaatgaagcaagggaaacgtgactttgaagagttcttgaatgaatttgacgaagaacttcttaatgctggagggattaattgggatgataaccagaagaaggccttgttggacacggcaattaatgttgagttgctaaaagccatggttggtattaggcaggaggattcgtacgacaactactgtaatcaactgcgcgaaatcaaccacaacctccagagagtggccaggcttacacgaaaaggatctcgcgctgctgtccccacGCATGTCgcttgtacaagaccagcaggaggctctgaccggaccgggacccctgatcaaatggactgggaagccacccatgctcaaattgcagccctacaaaaggaagtcgcggccctccgtacaaaagggaccaggaccccaagaaaagctagtcaggcgcctgcagaggagaagcaaaagaggttgtctgagggcaaatgcctacgctgcg gctgcctgacctatggggtaatcagtgacaagtttgtcaagatacatcaaatacccactatacctatccacccgaaacctttcaagggagtgactgggaatatagaggagattaataagattgtacgggttcagctagacatcggggcgcatacagaaaaaggagcctacttctatgtgatacccgataacctgggctatgacttgatcttgggactcccctggctggagcaacatgatggaaggttagaggctaagaggggcaggctgtacctctgtactactggagtccgtctatggagtactacaaagaggcccttaccaaagctgaacatagcacagatatccgccgcaaccatgggaggatttatacaaaggaaaaggtgccgtggccaagatattgagatatttgcggtcttattggcagatatacagaaggcactggccccaaagagacatattgacccctgtacaaagctaccaaggcaatactggaaatacctaaggctctttgaacaagacaaagcagaagaactaccaccgcaccagggagatgggattgatcacaaaatcgagctcgtacaggaggagagtaggaaggatcctgaagtcccctggggccccctttacaacatgacccaggaagaactaatagtcctccggaaaacactctctgaactattacagaaaggctttatccgcgtgagccattccccagctgcagccccagtactctttgtacaaaaaccaggaggaggactgcggttctgcgtcgactaccgtgctctaaatgccattaccaagaaggaccgctatccattgcccctgatccatgagacactgaaccaaattggacaagccagatggtttactaagctggatgtgtctgctgccttccataagatccgcatagccaaaggccaggaatggatgactgccttccgtacgagatacgggctctttgaatggctagtcaccccttttgggttggctaatgcaccgagcaccttctaa
- a CDS encoding uncharacterized protein (transcript_id=CADANIAT00007787), with translation MRYQGTWLLTIGTLGATLATSSSSSTEKNILEVDLVFPQNKTYKPTEWFPIVFGFQNPQRAQYLNIDLTYSFHPHETNTQNDTITLFHDLRWENWSSHDPYFAHNFLDNFNSPGRWNLAWTVAWQSCDEEGFENRLMTSDMLTNQTDFSIWFTIAAKDAENEGIDADLVSATSGETSCPDLGFETAIAINVTEKTMSVPDFVDWSAADWTNHTCSVVAPTLVIPDPCRVKLDQTVVESIQASLTARRCQGLNPPDDCPEKEDNESAGVALPGSGLLMLALSGALGLFASM, from the coding sequence ATGCGCTACCAAGGGACCTGGCTCCTTACAATTGGGACTTTGGGAGCGACCCTAGCcacctcgtcttcctcctctaCTGAGAAAAACATCCTCGAAGTAGACCTCGTCTTCCCCCAGAACAAAACGTACAAGCCCACAGAATGGTTCCCCATTGTCTTTGGTTTCCAGAATCCGCAACGCGCCCAGTACCTCAATATTGACCTCACCTATTCCTTCCACCCCCACGAGACCAATACGCAGAACGACACTATCACCCTCTTCCACGACCTCCGCTGGGAAAACTGGTCCTCGCACGACCCGTACTTCGCGCACAATTTCCTCGACAACTTTAACAGCCCCGGACGCTGGAACCTCGCGTGGACGGTGGCATGGCAATCGTGCGACGAAGAGGGCTTTGAGAACCGGCTCATGACGTCTGACATGCTTACAAATCAGACGGACTTTTCAATCTGGTTTACTATTGCCGCCAAGGACGCTGAAAACGAGGGTATTGATGCGGATCTTGTATCTGCTACGTCAGGAGAGACCTCCTGCCCAGACCTGGGATTTGAGACCGCCATTGCCATCAACGTTACGGAAAAGACCATGTCCGTGCCCGACTTCGTAGACTGGTCTGCCGCCGACTGGACAAACCATACTTGTTCTGTTGTTGCTCCTACATTAGTAATTCCGGATCCTTGCAGGGTCAAGTTGGACCAGACTGTTGTTGAGAGCATCCAGGCTTCGTTGACGGCACGGCGATGTCAAGGGCTCAACCCGCCAGATGATTGccctgagaaggaggataaTGAGAGTGCTGGCGTCGCGCTCCCTGGTTCGGGATTATTGATGTTGGCTTTGTCAGGTGCTCTAGGGCTCTTTGCTTCAATGTGA
- a CDS encoding uncharacterized protein (transcript_id=CADANIAT00007788) — translation MLRFLKVCQIHVICYYEGLIRENTSSNVKGSQIYIGIP, via the exons ATGCTGAGATTCTTAAAGG TATGTCAAATTCATGTCATCTGCTACTATGAAGGCCTGATTAGAGAAAATACTT CAAGCAATGTGAAGGGCagtcaaatatatattggGATA CCCTAA
- a CDS encoding uncharacterized protein (transcript_id=CADANIAT00007789): MPQQSKQSKNQQHPNIIKTLKKIQDLAVFINASLQCWKLYNSVYAITTILILSKKLWYFDNAD, encoded by the exons ATGCCACAACAATCAAAGCAGTCAAAGAATCAACAACACCCTAATATTATAAAGACTCTAAAGAAG ATTCAAGATCTAGCTGTCTTTATTAATGCCAGTCTGCAGTGCTGGAAG CTATATAATTCAGTTTATGCTATTACAACTATTCTAATACTATCAAAGAAGCTTTGGTACTTTGATAATGCAGACTAG
- a CDS encoding uncharacterized protein (transcript_id=CADANIAT00007790) — MGLLAPSMGLLPMLLHLLNIYTDIVVIVQIMLTLHVIGIKRDNRQQVLELLQDVDGIRVLDQSYNASCADHDLQLRDWLKEWPFADLPSNLVSNPNQVWLNTTAAFMPGMLPDHAHL; from the exons ATGGGTCTGCTGGCTCCATCTATGGGcctgctgccaatgctgctGCATCTTCTTAATATTTATACTGATATAGTAGTAATAGTTCAGATTATGCTGACACTGCATGTTATTGGTATAAAGAGGGATAATAGGCAGCAGGTTCTTGAGCTCTTGCAGGATGTGGACGGCATCAGGGTCTTGGATCAG TCATACAATGCTTCTTGTGCAG ATCATGATCTACAGCTCAGGGATTGGCTGAAAGAGTGG CCATTTGCCGATCTCCCGTCCAACCTTGtatccaaccccaaccaaGTTTGGCTCAACACCACGGCCGCATTTATGCCTGGAAtgcttccagatcatgctcaCCTATAG
- a CDS encoding uncharacterized protein (transcript_id=CADANIAT00007791) gives MTLLETACLDFCIELLNQKTKVHKYKSLLVYAMAVLGCGKQGWRDADSYPPILSCVLKVARFLVVQKIWAAAAKQGLWVGKAADQELAWLFEDKGDSWSMASMALLKCCLTGARWSFLQDACMLWPVAGKTWLVDQISTELAVARAFITQGTVSANKVQKYFQQVAQFKEKLAVAVHLTSRAPARVPELLSIQHINTNNNWRRNIFIEDSLVVFVTAYHKGFYASNNVKIIH, from the exons ATGACCCTGTTGGAGACAGCCTGCCTCGACTTCTGTATTGAGCTGCTCaaccagaagaccaaggtgCACAAGTACAAGAGCCTGTTAGTATATGCAATGGCGGTCCTTGGTTGCGgcaagcagggctggcgcgaCGCCGACAGCTATCCACCAATCCTCTCATGTGTACTGAAGGTGGCGCGCTTTCTCGTTGTGCAGAAG ATATGGGCAGCAGCTGCCAAGCAGGGCTTGTGGGTAGGCAAGGCAGCAGACCAGGAGCTCGCATGGCTGTTCGAGGACAAAGG TGATTCATGGTCTATGGCCAGCATGGCCCTGTTGAAGTGCTGCTTGACTGGCGCAC gctggagcttcctgcaggatgcTTGTATGCTATGGCCTGTAGCAGGGAAGACATGGCTGGTCGACCAGATCAGTACTGAACTGGCTGTTGCTCGAGCCTTCATCACCCAGGGCACTGTCAGTGCAAACAAGGTGCAGAAGTACTTTCAGCAGGTCGCACAattcaaagagaagctggcggtgGCCGTGCACCTCACCAGCAGGGCGCCAGCACGCGTGCCCGAGCTGCTGAGCATCCAGCACATCAACACCAACAATAACTGGCGTcgcaacatcttcattgAGGACAGCCTCGTCGTGTTTGTGACGGCGTACCATAAGGGGTTTTACGCGAGCAACAACGTCAAGATCATCCACTAG
- a CDS encoding uncharacterized protein (transcript_id=CADANIAT00007792), whose translation MATSAPQTPIRRRSTDLTSPPSPPGLTPTIVNAKSKRRHHRNQRRERERVLQASLMTALPQRPAPSDGVDELAIAKPAADTDNSHNNNNNNNNNNNNNNNNNNNNNNNNNNNTDTNSNNSQDADSDADSDHNSNGDQNQQKPIIETTDDHNADDQHIDTVSDSDEPSSPIMGIGLRPISKPVSVVVDNTRRKRRARSLVASEDDDVAAPSTRQKRARANKYLTRKVNPEGYPGCSPSLRPRVRDPDPVVADRPCVRCAKNLFVLDTATGKVVGPAVCVLKRRRAKRCTRCAEGNKKCIPLPASLVRRALSLARMPWTKEAAHQTLEFHFDIDAELQKANKQKARVIAGGGCGAGAVLEIHQFWRQVQLSVLYHTFQLRNEIRSLKNFAPVPASEMLVGLDKFDNALAAGADNDLDFLEEDDDDNHNVEEDDDDDNDNDNDGYSNDDDE comes from the exons ATGGCCACCTCTGCCCCCCAGACCCCGATTCGCCGCCGCTCGACCGACCTCACGAGCCCCCCGAGCCCCCCCGGCCTGACACCGACCATCGTCAATGCAAAGTCAAAGAGGAGACACCACCGCAATCAGCGACGGGAGCGGGAGCGTGTGCTGCAGGCCAGCCTGATGACGGCTCTGCCTCAGCGCCCTGCTCCCTCGGACGGCGTGGATGAGCTTGCGATCGCAAAGCCCGCAGCGGACACCGACAACtcccacaacaacaacaacaacaacaacaacaacaacaacaacaacaacaacaacaacaacaacaacaacaacaacaacaacaacaacaccgacaccaacagcaacaacagccaggacGCGGACAGCGACGCGGACAGCGACCACAACAGCAACGGTGACCAGAATCAGCAGAAGCCTATTATTGAGACTACTGATGATCACAATGCAGATGACCAGCACATCGACACCGTCAGTGACAGCGATGAACCCAGCTCCCCAATCATGGGCATTGGCCTCCGCcccatcagcaagcctgtgTCTGTTGTTGTCGACAACACtcgaagaaagcgtcgcgCCCGATCCCTCGTCGcaagcgaggacgacgatgtcGCAGCCCCGTCGACACGCCAGAAACGCGCCCGCGCGAACAAATacctgacaaggaaggtga acccagaaggctatccaggctgcagcccGAGTCTGAGACCCCGAGTCCGAGACCCCGACCCCGTCGTCGCCGATCGCCCCTGCGTCCGCTGTGCGAAAaacctcttcgtccttgacaCAGCCACTGGCAAGGTGGTCGGTCCGGCCGTCTGTGTGCTGAAGCGTCGCCGGGCAAAGCGTTGCACTCGGTGCGCTGAAGGGAATAAAAAGTGTATTCCCCTCCCCGCAAGCCTGGTCCGACGGGCTTTGTCCCTGGCGCGGATGCCCTGGACGAAGGAGGCCGCCCATCAAACCCTCGAGTTCCATTTCGACATCGATGccgagctgcagaaggccaACAAACAGAAGGCAAGGGTCATTGCAGGGGGTGGATGTGGTGCTGGCGCTGTGCTTGAAATACACCAGTTCTGGCGCCAGGTACAGCTGTCAGTGCTGTACCACACCTTTCAGCTGCGGAATGAGATCCGCTCGCTCAAGAACTTCGCTCCAGTCCCAGCAtctgagatgctggtggGCCTGGACAAGTTCGACAACGCCCtggctgccggtgctgaCAACgatcttgacttcctggaggaggacgacgatgacaaccacaatgtggaggaggatgacgacgatgataatgacaatgacaacgaCGGATAcagcaatgatgatgatgagtgA